One Vicia villosa cultivar HV-30 ecotype Madison, WI linkage group LG5, Vvil1.0, whole genome shotgun sequence genomic window, ATAATAGACGGAGCTGAATGGAACATGATGGAGTCCATTCCGTCCTATTCCATTCATTTCTTCAATTTTTATTCCCCCAATTTGAGGTGTATTCAATGAAATGAACTAATTTGTTTTGTTCCGTAccctcaaattataaaaaaatacacaaataatGGAATGCAATCTCCGTTCCATTCCGCTCTGTTCCGCTTCATTTCATCATGTCCCATTCCGCCCGCTCTGTTCTAGTCCATCAGTCAAAGAACATGCATTTTTTAGTGTAATTTCCACTTAAGTGGATAGTTGGGTTTTCACAAATGTACTGGCTAAAAAGATGCGTAAAAGTCACAGTTAACTTCTTTTAGCTTAGCTATGTCTCTATTAACCTTTGGATGTTTCTATTAATTTATGTTTCATATAGCCGACACCACTTAGTgagataaggcttggttgttgtatAGTGAGTTGAGTTATTAATCAAATGGAAAATTAAGGGGTCAATTATTGTGCTAACTCTGCTGAGGATTAAAGGACAGGGAATATTTACTGGGTGTAGAAGTTTCTGCTTTGTGCTTTGTGTAACTGAGTCTTGAATTTGTGACATATACCACTTCAAGTCCTTGCTAAGCTAGTGCAGATATCTGCCTATTAAAATCAGCTGTTTTTAAGTAGACCTATCAGGAACACAACTTTAGTATCTGAAAGTTCCGTTTTGGGCTACACCAGAGGATCTAAAGAACGTTTCATATGCAAGTTAAGAtctggttccaaatgttgttTCTAAGAGGAATCTCTAATAGAATGCTATACATTTTTGCATGAATAATAGAAGTATCATAAGATGTGTGCTGATAAATGCTATTCTTGCTTGCTGGAAGGTTGAGACCAAGGTTTGATTGTTTCGTATTTGATATTTTAGGCCTTTGGTTGAATGCATTGGGCTGTTCATTTCTGGTGAGCATGGCTTCCCTGATTTGCCTCATTCTCCTGCCTGTAATTTTTGGTAAGCAGTTTGTATGTCCTTTCATTTCATACTGTACAAATTGTTAATTTCTCAATGTAAAATTCCTAGATACAGTTCACAAATTTGAATAATATGGGCTATTTATCTGTTTCAGTTCAAGGAAAACCATCAAAGGCTGTTGTTGATTCATTGGCTTTATTTGGGGTCAGGTTTCTTCAAGCTCCTTTCTTTGGTTTCACTATCTTACTCTCTTTTGATTTCTCTTTTTCATTAATAGACATCATTGTACAATTTGAATACTTTCTTTCACATTAGTGATCTATTAGACTACGTCTTTCACCTTAAACCATCCATCTACTATGAAAAAGCTAAAGATATATATTGCGGCACTAAAATTGAGTGTTTGAAGCTTGTTGTATGGGTGTTATAGAGTACCGGATAATGACTTGTTTGAAAATCCACATGTGTTGGACATTCCTTCAACCTAAAGCGTCGGTGCTACATAGAAAGAGACTAATAAGCTTTGCTTGACTTTCTtgtatttccttttttttaataattatgaccTCATTTAGTGCATCCAAACTAGTTTTGTTCTATTCAAGTTTTGATCATCCTGAAGTATTTTCTATGTCActttaatttcatttttcacTTTATACATATTCCTAATCCTATGTGTACTTGCCTTCAATGTTAAAGGATCTCTCAGCGTGTTTTATATGCTTCGTTTCATGTCTTATATGCTTCGTTTCATGTCTTACATTGTTCAGTATTGAATCTATTGATAATGTCATTTCTTCTAAGATACCATAGTTTTTATTGCGTTAAATTTGGATATTTTGTGAACTTGTGATATAGGTCAATGTATATTTGAAAAACATATTTGCTAGGGTGTCTCTTCTGATTTGATTTTTGAGGAAAAGAGTTATTGattgtattaaataaaattacaCATATGTCCCGTCCTTCTTTCTGACCATCTTTGGTACTTCTCCTCATTTTTGCATTTTTGTACTTTATATTTGTTAGCTTATGATTACCGGCATGCTGGTAACTTAGAGAACTTACTAAATTACTCTCTGTCAGTAACTTGGTTAAATTTCTACCTTTTCAACTTTTGTATCTCGTTCACTTTTTCGCGTCATCCTCATTTACCATTTCTTTTCAGGCAGGAGCTATGTTGGGGGATGCTTTTCTTCACCAACTACCACACGCTTTTGGTATGCTATGCATCAGAACCTgtcttcaaataatttttttcttctttaaaaattGTCATCTCTTTGTCTACATTCTTACAGATTGTTTTTACTCGTAGGTGGTGGACATTCCCATTCTCATAGCGACCATGCAGACCATGACCATGACCATGATGCTAGTTCTGGACATGGACATTCACATTCCTTAGCTGATCTTTCTACAGGATTGTCAATCCTAGGTTAGTAGTGATGTGCTTGATGTATCTTACCAACCATGTCAATTATGCACCTCGTATacatatattttgaataattggCTTCCTTTTCTTCCACTGACTAATTGCATGGAATAAGTTTATATTTATCTTGTCTTCATTTAGGTAATTAATAACTTTAGCATCCAAGAAAGGAAGTACTTATACATTTTCTGTGGTTGTGATTAATCTCTTTCATTTCTAAATCAGTGTTATCAATTGCAAATAGCAGAAAGCCAAAAATCTGCCGTTTTAAGCCGGTGTATCCACCATAAAACGTCATGAAACCACCGTCCTTCGCAAATTGGCCATGGCGATTCGGTTGTAATGCCACCACAATCCACTATGGTGTCGTCATGACcaatatttttcaacatttttctcGTCAGTTTTTTATATTTAGAAATTGGTATTACTTAGATGGAAGAGCCACTCATTCTTATTATGTTTTCTGGTTCTTGCAGCTGGAATTGtactctttcttcttgtggaAAAGCTAGTGAGGTATGTTGAAGAAAACTCTGGAGGAGCTAATTCGTGGGGGCATGGACACCACCACCATAACCACAACAGCAAGAAAAAATTGAAAGATGATAATAATTCTGATGTCAAGAATCAGTCACAgtctatcaaaacaaaaaaagagaGATTGTTAGATGAGGGGAAAAAAGACAATCAGGTATCACAAGAATCATTGAAGGGAGATAAGCTAGCTCAAACTGAATCTCTTAGAAAGGTAAGATGAGCGTTTCACTATACTTGACCGAGGTTGGAACATTATTGGTTAGGCTTGAAGCATTATTGATGTCATAGCTATGCTAGGACTTTTACTATTTAACATTGGTGTAAATAGTAATATCTGATATTTGGCTAGTTGTGCTGATAGTTATTAAAGATAAATAGGATAATAGGATATGATAAGCAAAACTTCGACAATCATAGTAGGTTCGTTATTAGACATATATAATTGCATCATATGATTTGTAGTACTGTATAGATGCGAAATCTGCACATCTTATTTTCTTAGTGTGATTTAGCCTCATTTAGGTTGAAAGGTACATTGAAAGTGATGACCGATGAGAAAAATTTAACTGACATATAATGAATGAATTCTTGCATTACAGAGAATTGGAGGCAATACAACTAAAGATAATAGTCTCAATGATAATGCTGAAGATAGCTCCAGTGATAATATCAAATCTTCAATTGTTAAAGAACCAGTTAAACCAGCTAGTAGTCTTGTGTTTGGCTATCTCAATCTTTTCTCTGATGGAGTTGTAAGTTGTATTGACCTTTGGTTTGTTTAGTTGAAGGAAAGTTTTTCATTATTCATGCAAACTCTGTTAATATTGCAGCATAATTTCACTGATGGAATTGCATTAGGAAGTGCATTCATGCTTTATGGATCAGTTGGTGGCTGGTCTAGAACTTTGTTTTTGTTGGCACATGAAATTCCTCAAGAGGTTCAAATTATTCCTTATCCTATAACATGCTCAGTTTGATGTCAATATTCGTAACATTTTACCTCAGCATCTCATTTAGTTAGGCATAACATAGATTGTAACAGCCAATTTGCAAAAGGTATTAAAGTTTGTCTGCTTAATTTGACAATCTGCAGCAAATATGTATGTTTGTTGTGTCCTAATATTTTATATGGTTatacttctttcatttttcttgttGCTTAAGAAACTGTTGATTTGCGTAtgtttcaagtaaacttgcaaATATCATAACTATACTATTCCATTAGTTATTTGGCGGCCAATACATGTATCAGCTATGTGAAATACTTCCGTATTTTTAGATACTAGGGTAGGATTCTCGTTGGAATATAAAGAAGTGTTATATAAATTGCATTTAGGAATATGAAGATAAAGTCATATTTACTTTGTAATCCTTATAATGGTTGAATCTGTTCAATGCTTTGAAAGATAACTTGCTTCCTGCATAAAAGATCAATGGTTATACGGATTCAGAAGTGATAAGGTGATTTGGGGAAAAATAACTTAAGGGTTGGAGAAATAAGGGATTGTGGGCTCACCTCCCACATTAACATTTCTAACAGCTAATTAGTAGTTACCAACATTTTGTCATGAAAAAGAGAGCTTCATGCTTACGTTTGCAACTATGATCAATCTAGCATGAGATGCCAGATATGAAGTATCTTGCTTTAATGACCAAGGTTTTAATTTTGGTTTTAGTCACTGTTGTCTAGATTCAGCGTacttttgcaattatgaccaattTAGCTTGAGATGCCAGATATTAAGTATCTTGCTTTCACAACCAAGGTCTTAAATCTCTGTTGCTGTCACTGTTGTGTCTCGATTCAGCTAATGTGACTGCTATTGCGGTTATGATACTGCCTCTTTTCACGGAAATATATATTCATTATTAGGTTATATGATGTTTTAATTGGGGAAACAAAACTGCTGCAAGTGATTACTTTGTTGCCGTTTTGTACTTtattattatgtcaatttatAATGCTTTGAGCATAGTAAACTGTTCCTTTTTTTTCTCCTACTTTTCTACATTGAATTAATTTTTTGTCATCATCCGTATTGCATTGATATCAACTGTTTCCAATCTTATTTGTTTCCCAACAGGAGTCTTATGCATTTTGTTTCTTCTGCATACAGGTTGGTGATTTTGGTATTTTGATTAGATCTGGTTTCAGCATACCAAAAGCTTTGTTCTTCAACTTTTTATCAGCACTTGTGGCACTTGCAGGCACTGCATTGGTGAGTGTTGCCTTCATTCAATAGAGGGATGTTTAATGGATTCCCAAACATCATATATGCATGAAACATTTAACCAAAATAGAAATGTACATAATGGTTCAAGTCTGGAATTCCTTAGTTGGCAGGTTAAATTTAAATTCCACTGTAAACCCTCAATGAGGTTGGTGACTCTTTCTGACCTTGCATAAGATATGCCTCCACTAATCTAATTTTTGTTggcataaaaaaataatttgcatATTGACAGTAGTGTGTTCATGTATTTTATAGTTAGGGCTTAAGTCACCTTATGAATCATACTGTATGCAAAATTAGTGACCGGAAGAACTGATTTACGTAAATGAGCATTGGAGAAATAAAAGGATAATCCAGTTACCTGTTTCAAGAagtgaaaaattcaaaatatgttGCAACTAAATTAAAATCAGTTTCTTAAATTCCCGTACCTTATCCAATCTATGATTTCTAAACTTTTATGGAACTTATAAAACTTAAAACGCTGTTTTACTTGAGGGAATTTGCTGATTGAGTCACTGGACAATTGTAAGGTTGCATCTACAATTATTAGTATTTTCAAACAGAATGATGTAATCAATTTCTTCTTTTTGGTATAGGCTTTGCTCTGGGGGAAAGATCCTGGGCAGTCATCCCTGATTGAGGTGAGGAATGTTTCATGATGTACCTGTTGGTTGAGTTGTAAGCATAGTTTGGCACTGACTCTCTCCAATTTAACAGGGATTTACAGCAGGTGGATTTATATACATAGCCATTGCAGGAGTTCTTGCAGAAATGAATAACAATGGGAAGACGACGTTTAGAAGTACAGCCGTCCATATAATCTCACTGACAATGGGCATGGCTGTTGCCCTTGGCATCTCCCTTATAGAATGAATAAAATGTTCTCTCTTAGGACTTGCATATCTTGATTCTTGATGTACCAATTATTTTGATGTAAGCAAATTATCTTGAAAAAAACTTTAGGGAAGGTGAACTGGGGGAAAATGATAGATCAAGGCAAATATTCAGGCTTAAACTTGCATTGATTCCTTAACCGTTTACACACAGTAAACATTGTATAGTAGAAGTCTCCACATGCCGTTTACATTTGTCAGATTATGTAGCAACATTTTTGCACATGTTGAGATGTATAGCAGTCAAGATGCTTTCTTCTTTCGTATGCTCCTGAGATTAAAAAAAAACTGACTGTTTGATTGATATTGTACATGTTTTCCTTCTCGGTGTTTGTTCTTTTCATTTGTCTTTTGAACAAAGGAAAGTTGATCTACATGAATCTCACTCCACACATTTGTATGAGATGCAGGCTTTGATTTTAAATTTCCATAACAAGTAATTAGAACTGTCAACATAGGTAGCTCAATCGATGAGCTAAGGGATGATGCTAAAGGAGTTCCAACCTTAAAACTAACAtaattatctataatataagaaaattaatggttgtggaaaagtccaaaatacccttatttgattttttgccaccacattaaaattgtggttttttggtctttgtaccataaagtttttaattttattattaaaataatacaactcttatattttatcaaacttatcaaatctctctctattcactatttttttttctttcatcactttctcacttctttcttccgaaaaaaaatcaatcaatctataatataagaaaattaatggttgtggaaaagtctaaaatacccttatttgagtttttgccaccacattaaaattgtggtctttggtctttgtaccataaagttcttaattttattattaaaataatacaactcttatattttattaaatttatcaaatctctctctctattctctattttttttctctttcatcactttctcacttctatataccaaaaaaaatatcaatcaatctataatataagaaaattaatggttgtggaaaagtataaaatacccttatttgattttttgccaccacattaaaattgtggttttttggtctttgtaccataaagttcttaattttattaaaataatacaactcttatattttatcaaacttatcaaatctctctctattctctatttttttctttcatcactttctcacttctttctaccgaaaaaaaaaatcaatcaatctataatataagaaaattaatggttgtggaaaagtctaaaatacccttatttgattttttgccaccacattaaaattgtggtttttttggtctttgtaccaaaacgttcttaattttattattaaaataatacaactcttaaattttatcaaacttatcaaatctctctctattctcaattttttttctctttcatcactttctcacttctttcttccaaaaaaaaaaatcaatctataatataagaaaattaatggttgtggaaaagtctaaaatacctttatttgagtttttgccaccacattaaaattgtggttttttgttgtttgtaccataaagttcttaattttattattacgaaaaatgttattttttatccaaatattttttattcaaaaatggaataggccaaaaaatctattattgatctaagtatttttatatacaaaaatttgatattgatccaaatatttttgtaaatgacacataaacaaaaataatacttgtatatggaaaaaaatctattatttacgaaaaatggtctttatgatccaaatatttttattccaattaagatggtatacgggaaaataatctactattgaactaaatttttttatacgaaatttacggttgattcaaatatttttgcaaatgatacctaaacaaaaatgaggtctgtatacggggaaaaaaatctattattaatctaaatatttttatatacgagaaatggtatttatgttcaaatatttttgatccaaaaattgtatatgggaaaaaatctattattgatctaaatatttttttatacaaaaatttaatattgatccaaatattttttgaaaattatacctaaatagaaataatatttgtataattatttacgaaaaatgttatttatgatccaaatattttttattcaaaaatggtatacgggaaaaaatctactattgatgtaaatatttttatatacgaaatttactattgatccaaatatttttgtaatgatacctaaacaaaaatgaagtctgtatacgggaaaaaatctattattaacctaaatatttttgtatggaaaatggtatttatgatcaaatattttttatccaaaaatggtatacgggaaaaaatatattattaatctaaatattttaatatacgaaaatttaatattgatccaaatatttttgtaaatgatacctaaaccaaaataatatttgtatacgggaaaaaatttattatttacaaaaaatagtatttatgacccaaatattttttatttaaaaatggtatacgggaaaaaatttattattcatctaaatatttttatatacgaaatttactattgatccaaatatttttgtaaatgatacctaaacaaaaatgaagtctgtatacgggaaaaaaatttattatttatttaaatatttttatatacgaaaaatgatatttatgattaaatagttttaatccaaaaatggtatacgggaaaaaatttattattgatctaaatatttttatatatgaagtaattaattatttatctaagttttttttttcttttttaacatttttatttaaaataaaaatgatgtatccaaattcgcgtaaccgaacagaacccgtgcgtatgcacgggtttgttactagttaactTAATAACATttgtataaataaattaaaaaaacaagtgATTAGAATTGTATAATCTGCTCATTTGAAAACACTTTTAAGTATAATAATATCTTGACGAATAGAAAACATGAATAATACATTCTTTTTGACAACAACATATGATGAAAACATGGGGAGCTCTTCATCCTTCAATGCTTTGGCCCTGCTCTATTTTGAAGTTCTTTTACCTAGCTTATGATCAAAATGCATCACTCTTTGCAAGTAATTTAGTTCTTTGTTAAGACTCAAACTTGTCCAATTGCTGAAGCACTTGAAATATAGTGATATTCTGGGATTGTAGGGGAGGGAGACTTGGCATTCTCATCAATGGAGTCATCACAATGTCCCCTCCAGATCCATGAGTGAGAGTGTGATGCCTCTTTCGTACCCCTCGAGCCGGGGCTTCTGTGTCTGCGGCAACTGTTCTTCGTCCTGACCTAGATATCTCCCCTCTCTTTCTTATGCtttctttgttcctcttttcatgCATCCTTTCATCCTGCAAAAGTTTTGTTTTTCAGATATTCATTATTTcctctacttcaaaatcaactgCGAAAGACATTGAATAATGAATATAAATTCTTACCATTGTACCATTCTAATCCTTTTAGTACTATTATTACTATCTATTATTATATTGCAGATAAAGTACACCACATGAAATTTCTAATTTGGTCCCTTAACCTAGTAACACATGATTATTTGAACAAAACTAGAAGGCAAATGCAGAAACATACCATGTGCAGAAAAGCATAAAGTAAACAACATAAAGAACAATGCTGCATTGTTTATTATTCTTTACCATGCAAAAACATGCTTTGCCATCTTAAGACAAGCAAACAACAAAAGAAAGACATCACATGCTTACACTAATGACTGAAGATTCAGGCATTGGACATTTCACAGGACGATCTTCATCTGGTGGCTCCAAAGGGTGCTCCACTGGGAAGAAATCTGCGTTGTTGTTATCAACCCTCAgatgtggatgatgatgatgatacacTTCCATGATGATACTGCTCTGTGTTGTTGCAATAGTCTCATCTATTAAGGAAAActccatctctttttcttcctaaaatgtacaaaattaatacaatatatCTTTCATGAATAGTAATACATTATAGAATGAATCTACTATTGTGTTTgatgaagagaagaagaaaacttaCAAAGTGATCCCCACATGAAAATCCCATGAATATATATACTATAAGCAGAAGCCAGAATGAAGCTGAGAAAATGTTGGTTTGTCTGTCTATGTAAGATTTATGTCTCTCTATGAtaatgtgagagagagagagagagagagagaaagaggagaagatatgaaaagagaaagagagagcaTAAAAAGAAGGAGAGAGAAGCAAGGTGGGATCAGCTTGCACGGTTGAAGAGGAAGAAAGATTCCCATTGGGATTTTGGTATATTGCTTTTGAAATTTTAACCTTTTGCTTTTTCTTctgtttgttgttttgttttttatatggGTCCTTGTCTCTTTTTTTTAACAAGGGTAGCAGTGTAGTGCAGTATGGTTGAAAATCTTACCatcctctttctctctctctcacacacactctctctctctccccccacATACACTTTCTACTTTTCTTGGATTTTGTAGGAGAAGGAAATAGGCAAAGGTTTTTGTGTTTGATGCTAAGTTACATTACATTACACAATAGTATATATTAAAGaggaaattaaaatgaaagaaagcaTAGAAAAATGAggtgaagagaaagagaaagcgaAGCCGAAAGCAAACATGTTTGTTATCTTCTTGTCATTGGCCATGACTTTGTCTTTCAATTCACACTTTTCAATGCATTCCTAAAGTAAAGGCAATGCTGCTACGTATAACTACTATACTATTTCTCGTAAAAAATAAAGTATACAATATTATAGATTTGTCGTAGTAGTAGTTTGTAACATATCAATTATCAAAGGTTGCTATATTATCTTACATGTATAGAGATTCATATCAAACAAAGTATACAATGCTGGATTATGTTGAGCTTCATTCCAAGAGGGACCACTGAAGAAATGACAAAGGGACCATAAAACAAATACACATCACTTAATTCCTAGTCCAAACAAAAGGATACAAAATCTGTTTATTGTGTTTCCTACTTGTCTTTTGAATAGAGGGAAAAGTCTGATCGAGGAGATTGTTTATGTGTTTTTAGCTCTGATTTAGTGTTTTAAGATTTGATTAGTTTGCTTTCTCTGTTTGCATCAGTAACTTGTCATGATTTGTATTGATACTTGAATCATGAGATAATCCATATTCTGGTTGTTAGGCTTTTATTGTTTTGGGCCTAGTTTGATGTAGTGTCACATAGCTTGGTTTTGCTCTTCTCAATCATATGTCATTTAACCTAAGAAGAGAAAACCACCCCTATATATTTTAATAGaagtgtttttaatttttattatgaatTATATATTAGAGAATTAATTTAATGTACCATAAATGTAAAACTTTATATATGTGTTTCAAATT contains:
- the LOC131602970 gene encoding IAA-alanine resistance protein 1, with the protein product MAMALSSSSRRRKRVESALLLFFCLFLCSFLDLVTAHQGHSHSESNSDIHHHHCDGGHDHHHGHHHDHDHHGHGDVHQSKLPEELAEEEDMKLYGFGLPHHNLHFAASADLSGLGLWLNALGCSFLVSMASLICLILLPVIFVQGKPSKAVVDSLALFGAGAMLGDAFLHQLPHAFGGGHSHSHSDHADHDHDHDASSGHGHSHSLADLSTGLSILAGIVLFLLVEKLVRYVEENSGGANSWGHGHHHHNHNSKKKLKDDNNSDVKNQSQSIKTKKERLLDEGKKDNQVSQESLKGDKLAQTESLRKRIGGNTTKDNSLNDNAEDSSSDNIKSSIVKEPVKPASSLVFGYLNLFSDGVHNFTDGIALGSAFMLYGSVGGWSRTLFLLAHEIPQEVGDFGILIRSGFSIPKALFFNFLSALVALAGTALALLWGKDPGQSSLIEGFTAGGFIYIAIAGVLAEMNNNGKTTFRSTAVHIISLTMGMAVALGISLIE
- the LOC131607667 gene encoding uncharacterized protein LOC131607667; protein product: MGFSCGDHFEEKEMEFSLIDETIATTQSSIIMEVYHHHHPHLRVDNNNADFFPVEHPLEPPDEDRPVKCPMPESSVISDERMHEKRNKESIRKRGEISRSGRRTVAADTEAPARGVRKRHHTLTHGSGGDIVMTPLMRMPSLPPLQSQNITIFQVLQQLDKFES